One window of the Chitinophaga niabensis genome contains the following:
- a CDS encoding PQQ-binding-like beta-propeller repeat protein: MKHCLLILICASLGFTAKAQDTLFRFALVSDTHVGTETGAEDLERTVADINQQADIAFVIFSGDITEFGSDEELKLSKSIISKLSKPWHIIPGNHDTKWSESGCNSFRTVYGDETFCFEHKGYLFLGTNCGPNMRMGPGQVPRENIVWLEEQLKKQKNKQQPIIYVNHYPQDSGLNNWYDVLDRLRSVNVKAMLCGHGHSNRAYSWEGKPGIMCRSNLRAKAAIGGYNIISVTTDSLHFNERTPGMETRKAWTHVALNGQAWMQNPPRPSYSVNNTYPSVKVKWMVQEAGDMGSAVAVADGKVIYTNTNGDIKAVNLQTGKAAWKYHTQGKIYATPLVYEKYVVVPSTDGKVYCLNIQTGKLAWQQETGKAIVSSAALSGKLAIIAGSDGHCRAWDIPTGKVQWDYDSVKGFVETKPMVYEGKVYFGSWGNKFYALDAATGQPAWTWSNGANNRMFSPAAMWPVAIDQKAYLVSPDRYMTVLNTNTGLELWRFRDTANWVREAIGISADSNRVYAKTMQGNVMAFNARSAAREVVWKSPVEMGYEICPSPINEFNGVVYVAGQSGVVHALSAKDGSLIWQHKFSNCLVNTVQPVNDKMLIASSMDGKLLCLEY; encoded by the coding sequence ATGAAACATTGTCTTTTAATACTCATCTGTGCAAGCCTGGGCTTTACTGCAAAAGCACAGGACACCCTCTTCCGTTTTGCATTGGTATCGGATACGCATGTTGGAACTGAAACCGGTGCAGAAGACCTGGAACGTACGGTAGCAGATATCAACCAGCAGGCAGATATTGCATTCGTGATCTTTTCAGGAGATATAACGGAGTTTGGCTCTGATGAAGAGCTAAAACTGTCCAAAAGCATTATCAGCAAGCTCAGCAAGCCCTGGCATATCATCCCGGGCAACCATGATACCAAATGGTCTGAAAGCGGCTGTAATTCTTTCCGTACTGTTTACGGCGATGAAACCTTCTGCTTTGAGCACAAAGGTTACCTGTTCTTAGGTACCAATTGCGGGCCTAATATGCGCATGGGGCCAGGCCAGGTACCCAGGGAAAATATCGTGTGGCTGGAGGAGCAATTGAAAAAGCAAAAGAACAAACAACAGCCCATCATCTATGTGAACCATTATCCGCAGGACAGTGGATTGAATAACTGGTACGATGTGCTGGACCGCCTCCGCAGCGTGAATGTAAAAGCCATGCTTTGCGGTCACGGGCATTCCAACAGGGCATATAGCTGGGAAGGCAAACCCGGTATCATGTGCCGCTCCAACCTTCGGGCCAAAGCAGCGATCGGCGGTTACAATATTATTTCCGTAACGACAGATTCCCTGCATTTCAATGAACGCACACCGGGTATGGAAACACGCAAAGCCTGGACGCATGTAGCATTGAATGGCCAAGCCTGGATGCAAAACCCGCCCCGCCCCTCTTACAGTGTGAACAACACCTATCCTTCTGTAAAAGTGAAATGGATGGTGCAGGAAGCAGGTGATATGGGCAGTGCTGTAGCGGTTGCCGATGGGAAAGTGATCTATACCAATACCAATGGAGATATTAAAGCGGTAAACCTGCAAACAGGCAAAGCCGCCTGGAAATATCACACCCAGGGAAAAATATACGCCACACCGTTAGTGTATGAAAAATATGTGGTAGTACCTTCTACAGATGGTAAAGTGTACTGCCTGAATATACAAACGGGTAAACTGGCCTGGCAGCAGGAAACCGGCAAAGCCATTGTTTCATCCGCCGCATTATCCGGCAAACTGGCTATCATTGCCGGTTCTGACGGGCATTGCAGGGCATGGGATATTCCTACCGGTAAAGTGCAATGGGACTATGATAGTGTGAAAGGTTTTGTAGAAACGAAACCGATGGTGTACGAAGGGAAAGTATATTTCGGCTCCTGGGGAAATAAGTTCTATGCGCTGGATGCCGCTACCGGCCAGCCTGCATGGACCTGGAGCAATGGTGCCAATAACAGGATGTTCTCCCCTGCTGCCATGTGGCCTGTAGCCATTGATCAGAAAGCTTATCTCGTTTCGCCGGACAGGTATATGACGGTGTTGAACACCAATACCGGCCTAGAGTTATGGCGCTTCAGGGATACCGCCAACTGGGTGCGTGAAGCAATTGGTATTTCAGCAGACAGTAACCGGGTATATGCCAAAACAATGCAGGGGAATGTGATGGCCTTTAATGCAAGGAGCGCTGCAAGAGAGGTAGTATGGAAGTCTCCTGTGGAAATGGGTTATGAGATCTGCCCTTCTCCTATCAATGAATTTAATGGCGTGGTGTATGTAGCAGGGCAATCCGGCGTGGTGCATGCATTATCTGCTAAAGATGGTTCACTGATCTGGCAGCATAAGTTCTCTAATTGTTTAGTGAACACGGTGCAGCCGGTGAATGATAAGATGCTGATTGCTTCTTCGATGGATGGGAAGTTGTTGTGCTTAGAATATTGA
- a CDS encoding cupin domain-containing protein, protein MKPVSFQDLPSRQTLPGMTGRFMHGEKHTLAYWEAKAGTLLPVHQHPHEQMTYLLSGTLEMELDGVVHTLQAHDVVLIPSHVAHGGKAITDCRLIDSFSPVREDYK, encoded by the coding sequence ATGAAACCTGTATCCTTCCAAGACCTTCCTTCCCGCCAAACATTACCGGGCATGACAGGCAGATTCATGCATGGAGAAAAACATACACTGGCCTACTGGGAGGCGAAAGCAGGCACTTTGCTGCCGGTACACCAGCATCCGCATGAGCAGATGACCTACTTACTTTCCGGCACGCTGGAAATGGAGCTGGATGGTGTTGTACATACGCTGCAGGCGCATGATGTGGTATTGATCCCTTCCCATGTGGCACATGGCGGAAAAGCCATTACTGATTGCCGTTTAATTGATTCTTTCAGTCCTGTCAGAGAAGATTACAAATGA
- a CDS encoding tetratricopeptide repeat protein — translation MSDQMIQRAILLLQQRKYKEAENILNSLFAQDPNDVNVISIICEVKIQQNKYTEALNLVNTAIGLNPALSHLFYVRARIYVHEDKYDLAEKDLQQAITLDPDDADYFALYALLKLDRKQFEAALQLADAALERDPENINALNARSTALLKLNRKEESFSSIEGSLRQDPHNAYTHANYGWGLLEKGSPKEALYHFTEALRIDPSLQLAQSGMIEALKAKYFLYRIFLKYAFWMGNLTAKYQWGVIIGIFIASRALRFIAGSYPAFEPFLYPVIILIAIFAFSTWIITPLSNLFLRLNKYGKHLLDRDEIISSNFVGVSAVTAIAGGALYLATGQEHMLTIVIVGVSMMVPLSSMFNSVKNRTLLIVYTSVLAVLGIAGIITGFLSKELINGFTLAYVVGVMLFSWLANYLVIKEQNR, via the coding sequence ATGTCTGATCAAATGATACAACGCGCTATCCTGCTTTTGCAACAGCGCAAGTACAAGGAGGCGGAGAACATCCTGAACAGTCTTTTTGCGCAGGACCCGAATGATGTGAATGTGATCAGCATCATTTGTGAAGTAAAGATCCAGCAGAATAAATACACAGAGGCTTTAAACCTGGTGAACACTGCAATCGGTTTAAACCCGGCACTGAGCCATCTCTTTTATGTGCGCGCACGCATTTATGTGCATGAAGATAAATACGACCTGGCAGAGAAAGACCTTCAACAGGCTATCACACTTGATCCGGACGATGCGGATTATTTTGCTTTATATGCTTTGCTGAAGCTGGACAGGAAACAGTTTGAAGCCGCGCTGCAACTGGCGGATGCTGCATTGGAACGTGACCCTGAAAACATCAATGCCCTCAATGCCCGCAGCACGGCCTTACTGAAACTGAACCGCAAAGAAGAATCCTTCAGCAGTATAGAAGGCTCCCTGCGGCAGGACCCGCACAATGCCTACACGCATGCGAATTACGGCTGGGGTTTGCTGGAAAAAGGCTCCCCGAAAGAGGCGCTGTATCATTTCACGGAAGCATTACGCATTGATCCCAGCCTGCAACTGGCACAGTCCGGCATGATAGAAGCACTGAAAGCAAAGTATTTCCTGTACAGGATCTTTTTGAAATATGCATTCTGGATGGGCAACCTCACAGCGAAGTATCAATGGGGTGTGATCATCGGTATCTTTATCGCCTCCCGTGCCCTGCGTTTTATTGCAGGCAGCTACCCGGCGTTTGAACCTTTCCTGTATCCCGTTATCATCCTCATTGCCATCTTTGCTTTCTCTACCTGGATCATTACACCACTGAGCAATCTTTTCCTGCGGTTGAATAAATACGGCAAACATCTGCTGGACAGAGATGAGATCATCTCTTCCAATTTTGTAGGCGTGAGTGCTGTAACGGCCATAGCAGGCGGCGCATTATACCTCGCCACCGGGCAGGAACATATGCTTACGATCGTGATAGTGGGTGTTTCCATGATGGTGCCCCTCAGTTCCATGTTCAATTCCGTAAAGAACAGAACACTGCTGATCGTTTATACCAGCGTACTCGCGGTATTGGGTATAGCAGGCATCATCACCGGTTTCCTCAGTAAAGAACTGATCAACGGATTCACACTGGCTTATGTTGTGGGTGTGATGTTATTTTCCTGGCTGGCAAATTATTTAGTCATAAAAGAACAAAACAGATAA
- a CDS encoding AAA family ATPase, with protein MTQSTIDSLREALKFSPENVPLRLHLAETLYQLNRLDEAEQEYLAALGIENNEKGLIGLANVYFKKEAYATCNVILEDLLKNHPDNPEILLLYAKSSLRENAWDNAREAYQKILENNPNFSDEELDAKLRVRQQFQAEENDDDEDGISLFMQKPDIDFSDVSGMQQVKKEIEIKIIQPLKHPDLYKAYGKKTGGSILLYGPPGCGKTMIAKATAGQVNARFINVGLNDILDMWMGNSEKNLHRIFEYARKNTPCVLFFDEIDALGASRSDMKQSSGRHLINQFLQELDGVENSNEGVLILGATNIPWHLDPAFRRPGRFDRIIFVPPPDQEARAAMLQLKLKGKPAEKIDYEGLSKNIPEFSGADIGAIIDMAIEEKLEASFQNGIPLPLSTKDLLQAAKKHKASTKEWFAIAKNFALYANDAGLYDDILHYMKIKK; from the coding sequence ATGACACAAAGTACTATAGACAGCTTAAGAGAAGCATTGAAATTCTCGCCTGAGAATGTGCCACTAAGACTTCACCTTGCAGAAACCCTGTACCAGCTGAACAGGTTAGACGAGGCAGAACAGGAATACCTGGCTGCACTGGGCATCGAAAATAATGAAAAAGGCCTCATAGGCCTGGCCAATGTATACTTCAAAAAGGAGGCTTACGCCACCTGTAATGTGATCCTCGAAGATCTGCTCAAAAATCATCCTGACAATCCGGAAATACTGTTATTATACGCCAAATCCTCCCTGCGTGAGAATGCCTGGGATAATGCGCGTGAAGCTTACCAGAAAATACTGGAAAACAATCCGAATTTTTCTGATGAGGAACTGGATGCCAAACTGAGGGTACGGCAGCAATTCCAGGCGGAAGAAAATGATGATGACGAGGATGGCATTTCTCTTTTTATGCAGAAGCCGGACATTGATTTCTCTGATGTGAGCGGCATGCAGCAGGTAAAGAAAGAAATTGAAATAAAGATCATCCAGCCCCTGAAACATCCTGATCTGTATAAAGCATATGGCAAAAAAACAGGTGGCAGTATTCTGCTTTACGGCCCTCCGGGTTGTGGAAAAACAATGATCGCCAAAGCCACTGCCGGCCAGGTGAATGCCCGTTTTATCAACGTAGGGCTGAATGATATACTGGATATGTGGATGGGGAACAGCGAAAAGAACCTCCACCGCATTTTTGAATATGCCAGGAAAAATACACCCTGTGTATTGTTCTTTGATGAAATAGATGCACTGGGCGCCAGCAGAAGTGATATGAAACAATCTTCCGGCAGACACCTTATCAACCAGTTCTTACAGGAGCTGGATGGTGTGGAGAATTCAAATGAAGGCGTACTGATACTGGGTGCCACCAATATTCCCTGGCACCTGGACCCTGCATTCCGCCGCCCCGGCCGGTTCGACAGGATCATATTTGTACCACCGCCAGACCAGGAAGCCCGTGCAGCCATGCTGCAACTGAAACTGAAAGGCAAACCGGCTGAAAAAATAGATTACGAAGGATTGAGTAAAAATATACCGGAGTTTTCCGGTGCGGATATCGGCGCTATTATTGATATGGCCATAGAAGAAAAACTGGAAGCCTCTTTCCAGAACGGCATTCCGCTTCCGCTGAGTACAAAAGACCTGCTGCAGGCGGCAAAGAAACACAAAGCCAGTACAAAGGAATGGTTTGCCATTGCGAAGAATTTTGCATTGTATGCCAACGATGCCGGCTTGTACGATGATATCCTTCACTATATGAAAATTAAAAAGTAA
- a CDS encoding RNA polymerase sigma factor, with the protein MMEEAAFLQQIDQHQGIIHKICRLYRDSPEDREDLFQEIVFQLWKTKHTFQGKAKFSSWMYRVALSTAMATFRKKKPSIIYTPELPDLPQTEEEDQRRQQLFAALKQLDDADKALMALYLEDLSYEEIAEITGISENYVGVKLTRIRNRIVKILQTWTH; encoded by the coding sequence ATGATGGAGGAAGCAGCATTTTTACAGCAGATAGACCAGCACCAGGGGATCATTCATAAGATCTGCCGGCTTTACCGGGATAGCCCGGAAGACCGGGAAGACCTTTTCCAGGAAATAGTGTTCCAGCTATGGAAAACAAAACACACTTTCCAGGGAAAAGCAAAGTTCAGTTCCTGGATGTACAGAGTGGCCCTGAGTACTGCCATGGCCACTTTCCGTAAAAAGAAACCCTCCATTATCTACACACCGGAACTCCCGGACCTTCCGCAAACGGAAGAAGAAGATCAGCGGCGCCAGCAGCTGTTTGCGGCTTTGAAACAGCTGGATGATGCGGATAAAGCCCTCATGGCTTTATACCTGGAGGATCTGAGCTATGAGGAAATAGCAGAGATCACCGGCATCAGTGAAAATTATGTAGGGGTGAAATTAACCCGTATCAGGAACAGGATCGTTAAAATCTTACAAACATGGACCCATTAA
- a CDS encoding putative sensor domain DACNV-containing protein → MELTHESTYQAATKVCGIVAAHFDKHLACAQKNGEEELATAPSEKAIEIIIDVAFWASLRKEEGYVTRISLAFLQPQQAGKPLLFEHRIPLTAKTLTKLAPGVERPGVHVGIWYDEDGLYIWGTTIKLPNYCFVLDVSEPGLLVIKHRRLSGLGKFTNVAMLKGDQVRVVNEDIGQQPDSPEILTNLLGLNASVVWNEPVNVLIQMAVSMRAHKRGGILLVVPSAHDNWRESIIHPLQYPVSPSFSGVADLIRKDGNIVSEIYWQNALRREVENVTGLTAVDGATVINDEHELMAFGAKITRANRSTPVELIRMSEPVMGGNTVILHPSGIGGTRHLSAAQFVHDQRDALALVASQDGNFTVFSWSPEAEMVQAHRIDILLL, encoded by the coding sequence ATGGAATTGACGCATGAATCAACCTACCAGGCAGCCACAAAGGTCTGCGGCATTGTTGCCGCTCATTTCGACAAACACCTGGCCTGCGCACAAAAAAACGGAGAAGAAGAACTGGCCACCGCCCCTTCAGAGAAAGCAATAGAGATCATCATTGATGTTGCATTCTGGGCCAGCCTGCGCAAGGAAGAAGGTTATGTAACCCGTATTTCCCTGGCTTTTCTGCAGCCGCAGCAGGCAGGTAAACCCCTGCTGTTTGAACACCGCATTCCGCTTACAGCCAAAACATTAACCAAACTGGCGCCGGGCGTAGAGCGGCCGGGCGTGCATGTTGGGATCTGGTATGATGAAGATGGATTGTATATCTGGGGCACAACGATCAAATTGCCTAATTATTGTTTTGTACTGGATGTTTCTGAACCCGGATTGCTGGTGATCAAACACCGCCGTCTTTCAGGATTGGGAAAATTCACCAATGTGGCCATGCTCAAGGGCGACCAGGTGCGGGTAGTGAATGAGGATATCGGTCAGCAGCCAGACAGTCCTGAGATCCTGACCAACCTTCTGGGACTGAATGCTTCTGTGGTGTGGAATGAGCCGGTGAACGTGCTCATACAGATGGCGGTTTCCATGCGCGCGCATAAACGTGGCGGCATTTTACTGGTAGTGCCTTCTGCGCACGACAACTGGCGGGAATCGATCATACATCCCCTGCAATATCCCGTATCACCTTCATTTTCCGGTGTGGCAGACCTGATCCGGAAAGATGGGAATATTGTGAGTGAAATATACTGGCAGAATGCATTGCGGCGCGAAGTAGAAAATGTAACAGGGCTTACTGCTGTAGATGGTGCCACGGTGATCAACGATGAGCATGAATTAATGGCCTTCGGTGCAAAGATCACCCGTGCTAACCGCTCTACCCCTGTGGAACTGATCCGTATGTCTGAACCGGTGATGGGTGGAAACACAGTGATCTTACATCCTTCCGGTATAGGCGGTACGCGGCATCTTTCTGCCGCACAGTTTGTTCATGATCAAAGGGATGCATTAGCGCTGGTAGCCAGTCAGGACGGCAATTTCACGGTATTCTCCTGGTCTCCGGAAGCAGAAATGGTGCAGGCCCACCGTATTGATATCCTGCTTTTGTAA
- a CDS encoding lectin-like domain-containing protein has product MKRLICLLSSILCLHGIVNAQQNLQPYILNGSATQRTCNCYVLTPDQQNLSGTAWNKNKIDLTQSFDYAFDVNLGCKDGSGADGIGFILQTKGTNLGATGQGLGFKGISPSLGVLIDTYQNDNENDPGYDHLAIQMNGLSDHSSSGNLAGPVMLLDGQENIEDCNWHLFRIKWDAVTHQLEVSVDNNVRLSIQKDLVTDIFGGDPMVFWGFAGSTGGSSNLQQFCAALRPEFRFDSQQILCDGTAVQLNDNSSSFGVITRRWWDLGDGTTSTALQPPAHIYPKAGHYEVKLVIEDNSGCISDTLKAPVTIGSYPVVDFEPPILCLGTPLQVKDATTIEVGTLEKWNWDWGGGITSNVKDPIAPYTTPGFYNVQLTVTSKEGCSSTGGTQVQIAEQPVISATGKNACFGELNVFTGTNETPHLPIHKWYWDLGNGDNSTQENLSYRYAAGGKYPARLHAVTDLGCAAKPIDVPVEVIDLKAHAGRDTLIARDQPLQLEGLAAGTGLTYAWEPATGLNDAHLPNPVAILQKDQTFRFVVSSPEGCMDDDTMHVKVYAGPEFYVPTGFTPNNDGMNDYFRVIAPGVPKLDFFKVWDRWGHEFFSTTSLSDVWDGTFKGKPASMGTYVWMVQGVDYKGRLFSRQGTVTLIR; this is encoded by the coding sequence ATGAAAAGACTAATATGCCTGTTAAGCAGCATACTATGCCTCCATGGAATAGTAAATGCACAGCAAAATTTACAGCCTTACATTCTGAACGGTTCTGCTACGCAGCGGACCTGTAATTGCTATGTACTTACACCAGATCAGCAGAACCTCAGCGGCACTGCCTGGAATAAGAACAAAATAGATCTCACCCAGTCTTTCGATTATGCATTTGATGTGAACCTTGGCTGCAAAGACGGCAGCGGGGCCGATGGCATTGGCTTCATCCTGCAAACCAAAGGCACCAATCTCGGCGCTACCGGCCAGGGCCTGGGTTTCAAAGGAATATCTCCTTCACTGGGTGTGCTGATCGATACTTATCAGAACGACAATGAAAATGATCCGGGATATGATCACCTGGCCATCCAGATGAATGGTTTATCTGATCACAGCAGCTCCGGCAACCTGGCGGGGCCTGTTATGTTGCTGGACGGGCAGGAGAATATAGAAGATTGTAACTGGCACCTGTTCCGTATTAAATGGGATGCCGTTACCCATCAACTGGAAGTGAGCGTAGATAATAATGTGCGGCTCTCCATCCAGAAAGACCTGGTGACGGATATCTTCGGCGGAGACCCCATGGTATTCTGGGGTTTTGCCGGTTCTACCGGCGGCTCTTCCAACCTGCAGCAGTTCTGTGCTGCCCTGCGCCCGGAATTCCGTTTCGATTCACAACAGATCTTATGTGATGGTACTGCGGTACAGTTGAATGATAATTCCAGTTCATTCGGCGTTATCACCCGCCGCTGGTGGGATCTGGGAGATGGCACAACTTCCACCGCATTACAGCCACCGGCACATATTTATCCCAAAGCAGGGCATTATGAAGTGAAACTGGTGATAGAAGATAATAGTGGCTGCATTTCAGATACCCTCAAAGCACCCGTCACCATTGGTTCTTATCCCGTAGTGGATTTTGAACCGCCCATCCTTTGCCTGGGTACGCCGCTGCAGGTGAAAGATGCCACTACCATTGAAGTAGGAACGCTGGAGAAATGGAACTGGGATTGGGGCGGTGGTATTACTTCCAATGTAAAAGATCCGATAGCACCTTATACTACCCCCGGGTTTTACAATGTGCAACTGACCGTCACCTCCAAAGAAGGCTGCAGCTCAACAGGGGGAACACAGGTACAGATAGCAGAACAACCGGTGATCTCGGCTACGGGGAAAAATGCCTGTTTCGGTGAACTCAATGTATTCACCGGCACCAATGAAACACCGCATTTACCTATTCATAAATGGTACTGGGACCTGGGCAATGGTGATAACAGTACACAGGAAAATCTCAGTTACCGTTATGCCGCAGGCGGGAAGTATCCTGCGAGATTGCATGCTGTGACTGATCTTGGCTGTGCCGCTAAACCTATTGATGTACCTGTGGAAGTGATAGACCTGAAAGCACATGCAGGAAGGGATACGCTCATTGCCCGCGATCAACCCCTGCAACTGGAAGGGCTTGCTGCAGGTACAGGACTCACCTATGCCTGGGAGCCCGCTACAGGGCTCAATGATGCGCATTTGCCCAATCCGGTGGCTATCCTGCAGAAAGACCAGACCTTCCGCTTTGTAGTCAGCTCACCTGAAGGATGTATGGATGATGATACCATGCATGTAAAAGTATATGCCGGGCCTGAATTTTATGTGCCTACCGGATTTACGCCCAATAACGATGGCATGAATGATTATTTCCGCGTGATTGCACCTGGTGTACCTAAACTGGATTTCTTTAAGGTATGGGACAGATGGGGCCATGAATTTTTCTCCACTACTTCGCTCTCAGATGTATGGGATGGTACCTTTAAAGGAAAACCTGCTTCCATGGGAACCTATGTATGGATGGTACAGGGCGTGGATTACAAAGGCAGGCTGTTTAGCAGGCAGGGCACGGTTACTTTGATCAGGTGA
- a CDS encoding GNAT family N-acetyltransferase: protein MEFVQSTEKDLEEIFRLYDEAVAFQKTVSNKHWKQFDREMVIAEIKEGRQWKIIEDGAVACIFVIAYSDPFIWGERGHGKAIYIHRIVTNPNFRGGNYVKAIVAWARQHAKETGNAYIRMDTWGDNARLIEYYTNCGFNFLGVFAPDDISQLPKHYSDITLAFFEMEVK from the coding sequence ATGGAATTCGTTCAAAGCACCGAAAAAGACCTGGAGGAAATTTTCAGGTTGTATGATGAAGCTGTTGCATTTCAGAAAACTGTTTCCAATAAACACTGGAAACAGTTCGACAGGGAGATGGTAATAGCAGAGATCAAAGAAGGCCGTCAATGGAAGATCATTGAAGATGGAGCTGTTGCCTGCATCTTCGTGATTGCTTACAGTGATCCGTTCATCTGGGGAGAGCGTGGCCATGGCAAAGCTATTTACATTCACCGTATTGTTACCAATCCCAACTTCCGCGGCGGCAACTACGTAAAAGCCATTGTTGCATGGGCCCGGCAGCATGCAAAAGAAACCGGCAATGCCTATATACGGATGGACACCTGGGGCGATAATGCCCGCCTCATCGAATATTACACCAATTGTGGTTTTAATTTCCTCGGTGTATTTGCACCAGATGATATCTCTCAGCTCCCCAAACATTACAGCGACATTACACTGGCCTTTTTTGAAATGGAAGTAAAGTAG